In Populus alba chromosome 1, ASM523922v2, whole genome shotgun sequence, a single window of DNA contains:
- the LOC118034058 gene encoding cinnamoyl-CoA reductase 1-like — protein sequence MPVDTSSLACQGQTVCVTGAGGFIASWIVKLLLEKGYSVKGTVRNPADPKNSHLRELEGAQERLTLCKADLLDYESLKEAIQGCDGVFHTASPVTDDPEQMLEPAVNGTKNVIMAAAEAKVRRVVFTSSIGTVYMDPNRSPDVVVDESCWSDLEFCKNTKNWYCYGKTVAEQDAWDVAKKNGVDLVVVNPVLVLGPLLQPTVNASVLHILKYLTGSAKTYANSVQAYVHVKDVALAHILVFETPSASGRYICAERMLHRGEVVEILAKFFPEYPIPTKCSDEKNPRKQPYKFTNQKIKDLGIEFTPVKQCLYETVKSLQEKGHLPIPKQAEDSVKIQ from the exons atgCCTGTCGATACTTCATCACTTGCATGCCAAGGCCAAACTGTCTGTGTCACCGGGGCTGGTGGCTTCATTGCTTCATGGATTGTTAAGCTTCTTCTAGAGAAAGGTTACTCTGTTAAAGGAACTGTGAGGAACCCAG CTGATCCCAAGAATTCCCATTTGAGGGAGCTTGAGGGAGCTCAAGAAAGATTAACTTTATGCAAGGCTGATCTCCTTGATTATGAGTCTCTTAAAGAGGCTATTCAAGGGTGTGATGGAGTTTTCCATACTGCTTCTCCTGTCACAGACGATCCA GAGCAAATGCTGGAGCCAGCAGTGAATGGAACCAAGAATGTGATCATGGCAGCAGCTGAGGCCAAAGTCCGACGAGTGGTTTTCACGTCCTCAATTGGTACTGTGTACATGGACCCCAATAGGAGCCCTGATGTTGTCGTTGATGAATCTTGCTGGAGTGATCTTGAGTTCTGCAAGAACACAAAg AATTGGTACTGCTATGGAAAGACTGTGGCGGAACAGGATGCATGGGATGTGGCTAAGAAAAATGGAGTTGACCTAGTGGTGGTGAACCCAGTGCTGGTGCTTGGACCATTGTTGCAACCCACTGTCAATGCTAGCGTCCTTCACATCCTCAAGTACCTAACCGGCTCAGCCAAGACATATGCTAACTCTGTTCAAGCTTATGTGCATGTTAAGGATGTGGCACTAGCCCACATTTTAGTCTTCGAGACACCTTCAGCCTCCGGCCGTTACATTTGCGCTGAGAGAATGCTCCACCGTGGAGAGGTGGTGGAAATCCTTGCGAAGTTCTTCCCGGAGTATCCCATCCCCACCAA GTGTTCAGATGAGAAGAACCCAAGAAAACAACCATACAAGTTCACAAACCAGAAGATCAAGGATCTGGGCATCGAATTCACCCCAGTGAAACAGTGCCTGTATGAAACTGTTAAGAGCTTGCAGGAAAAGGGTCACCTTCCAATCCCAAAACAAGCTGAAGACTCTGTGAAAATTCAATAA